The following are encoded in a window of Bacillus sp. SORGH_AS_0510 genomic DNA:
- a CDS encoding M23 family metallopeptidase — translation MFFKKIAKTKKFLLLKTTIITVMAASAVAFSSGPVALATSSNVTTIYQVYLNGTYIGNVTDKHLVDQLVEHEIKEAKKTLKDVTLKFGPQVQYIPEQVLHATANNQETLQTIKNSFQLQAEASAIDIDGKPVVYLENKDAAEDVVKSLKLQYVTEEQLKELEDRKASDNTALPALKENETRILDVRLSKDVSIHTENVAPKKIMSIKEAVTFLQKGTLVEQKYVVQEGDVLETIAANHGLSQADLLAINPGLTADSLLKIGQELYVTVPQPYVAVIVDKEASLKEEIAFANEVVEDSSMPKGETKEKQAGQNGSRLVNYLISEQNGVTLKKDQTSEQIIQQPVNHILIKGTKVIPSRGEGTFAWPTVGGYISSKQGHRWGKMHKGIDIARPSNKTIKAADNGVVVSAGWDSGGYGNKVIIDHKNGFRTLYAHMSSIKVSVGQTVSKGTPIGIMGATGNVTGVHLHFEVYKNGSLVNPLSYLR, via the coding sequence ATGTTTTTTAAAAAAATAGCGAAGACAAAAAAGTTTTTACTACTTAAAACAACCATTATTACTGTAATGGCAGCATCTGCTGTTGCATTCAGCAGTGGACCGGTTGCACTTGCTACATCATCGAATGTTACCACCATTTATCAAGTCTATCTGAATGGTACATATATTGGGAATGTGACGGATAAACATCTTGTCGATCAATTAGTGGAACATGAAATTAAGGAAGCGAAGAAAACGCTTAAGGATGTTACACTAAAATTTGGACCGCAAGTGCAGTACATACCTGAACAGGTCCTACATGCTACAGCCAACAATCAAGAAACATTACAAACAATAAAAAATTCATTCCAGCTGCAAGCAGAGGCATCAGCCATTGATATCGATGGAAAGCCAGTTGTATATCTTGAAAACAAAGATGCGGCGGAAGATGTCGTTAAAAGTTTAAAGTTACAATATGTAACAGAAGAGCAATTAAAGGAATTAGAGGATCGTAAAGCCTCAGATAATACTGCTTTACCCGCATTAAAGGAAAATGAAACACGTATTTTAGACGTTCGGTTATCAAAAGATGTTTCCATTCACACAGAGAATGTTGCGCCAAAGAAAATCATGTCTATTAAGGAGGCCGTAACCTTTTTACAAAAAGGAACGTTAGTAGAGCAGAAATATGTGGTTCAAGAAGGCGATGTACTTGAAACAATTGCTGCGAACCACGGTTTAAGCCAGGCAGACCTCTTAGCAATTAATCCAGGTTTGACTGCTGACTCTCTGTTGAAAATTGGACAGGAATTATATGTGACTGTACCTCAACCGTATGTTGCTGTCATTGTGGATAAGGAAGCCAGTTTGAAGGAAGAAATCGCCTTTGCTAATGAAGTAGTTGAGGATTCATCTATGCCTAAGGGCGAAACAAAAGAAAAACAAGCAGGGCAAAATGGTTCACGTCTAGTGAACTATTTGATATCTGAACAAAATGGAGTGACCCTTAAGAAGGATCAAACCAGTGAACAAATCATACAACAACCAGTCAATCATATTTTGATCAAAGGAACCAAGGTAATCCCTTCTCGTGGAGAAGGAACCTTTGCTTGGCCTACAGTAGGTGGGTATATTTCTAGTAAGCAAGGCCACCGCTGGGGGAAAATGCACAAAGGGATCGATATTGCCCGACCAAGTAATAAGACAATCAAGGCTGCCGATAATGGTGTGGTTGTTTCCGCTGGATGGGATTCAGGTGGTTATGGGAATAAAGTCATAATTGACCATAAAAATGGATTCCGTACATTATATGCCCATATGTCATCAATCAAGGTTAGTGTAGGTCAAACGGTTTCGAAAGGCACACCAATTGGAATCATGGGTGCAACAGGAAACGTAACTGGCGTACACCTCCATTTCGAAGTATATAAAAATGGAAGCTTGGTCAACCCACTTTCTTATTTAAGATAA
- the yycF gene encoding response regulator YycF: MEKKILVVDDEKPIADILQFNLKKEGYVVYCAYDGNEALELVEEVQPDLILLDIMLPLKDGMEVCREVRKKYEMPIIMLTAKDSEIDKVLGLELGADDYVTKPFSTRELIARVKANLRRHQQVLSQPDAENETNEIEIGSLVIHPDAYVVSKRGETIELTHREFELLYYLAQHIGQVMTREHLLQTVWGYDYYGDVRTVDVTVRRLREKIEDSPSHPTWIVTRRGVGYYLRNPEQE; encoded by the coding sequence ATGGAAAAGAAAATTCTTGTTGTGGACGATGAAAAGCCAATTGCAGATATTTTGCAGTTTAACCTGAAAAAAGAAGGATATGTTGTCTATTGCGCCTATGATGGAAATGAAGCACTTGAACTGGTAGAAGAGGTTCAGCCAGATTTAATACTCTTAGATATTATGCTCCCATTAAAAGACGGAATGGAAGTCTGCCGTGAAGTTCGCAAAAAATATGAAATGCCAATCATTATGTTGACTGCAAAGGATTCAGAAATTGATAAAGTATTAGGCCTTGAGTTAGGGGCAGATGACTACGTGACAAAGCCATTTAGCACGAGGGAATTAATTGCCCGAGTGAAAGCAAATTTACGTAGACATCAGCAGGTCTTATCGCAGCCTGATGCAGAGAATGAGACAAATGAAATTGAAATCGGCTCACTTGTTATACATCCAGATGCCTATGTGGTTTCTAAGCGCGGAGAAACGATTGAACTAACACACCGTGAGTTTGAACTGCTTTATTACTTAGCCCAGCACATTGGCCAGGTTATGACGAGAGAACACCTTCTGCAAACTGTTTGGGGCTACGACTATTACGGTGATGTAAGAACGGTGGACGTAACCGTTAGACGCTTGCGGGAAAAAATTGAAGATAGCCCAAGCCATCCGACGTGGATTGTGACTCGCCGTGGTGTCGGATATTATTTACGGAATCCTGAACAGGAGTAG
- the walK gene encoding cell wall metabolism sensor histidine kinase WalK, whose product MKKVGFFRSIHVKFVIIYVLLILVAMQIIGVYFVKQLEETLRTNFQTSLKERVNLLAYNIVEEMKKERTPEDPTVEEDIKKILRDFDAGDISEVRVIENRSLKILGTSNTNNQGLVGQRTTELRIKQSMVMEEDQSVIQIDPHTGDRIWVLATPIKSGKKVIGAIYLVAKIENVFEQMKTINGIFATGTAIALSITAVLGILLAQTITRPIADMKKQALAMAKGNFSRKVKVYGYDEIGTLAITFNNLTKKLQEAQAMTEGERRKLSSVLSYMTDGVIATDRKGRVILINEPAAKLLNVSRETVLSQPIVSLLKLDDTNTFEDLLEEKESLILDYSTKKERYFLRANFSVIQKETGFVNGLIAVLHDITDQEKIDAERREFVANVSHELRTPLTTMRSYLEALADGAWQDEEIAPNFLEVTRTETERMIRLVNDLLQLSKMDSTDYRLTIEWVNFVDFYHRIIDRFEMSKEQKITFKRKLPNHAIFIEVDEDKMTQVLYNIISNALKYSPEGGQVTFSIKEEESRIIVSVKDQGVGIPKENIEKIFDRFYRVDKARTRKLGGTGLGLAIAKEMVNAHGGSIWATSEEGKGTTISFSLPYERSEEDEWS is encoded by the coding sequence ATGAAAAAGGTTGGATTCTTTCGTTCGATACACGTAAAATTTGTCATCATCTATGTTCTGCTTATTTTAGTTGCTATGCAAATTATCGGCGTGTATTTTGTCAAGCAGCTGGAAGAAACACTTAGGACTAACTTTCAAACATCACTAAAAGAGCGCGTGAATTTGCTTGCTTATAATATTGTGGAAGAAATGAAAAAAGAGCGTACACCAGAGGATCCAACAGTCGAAGAAGACATTAAGAAAATCCTTCGAGACTTTGATGCGGGGGATATTTCTGAGGTTCGAGTGATTGAAAATAGATCACTTAAAATTCTCGGCACATCCAATACCAACAATCAGGGTCTTGTTGGGCAACGGACAACAGAGCTTCGAATCAAACAATCGATGGTGATGGAAGAAGACCAGAGTGTCATTCAAATTGACCCGCATACAGGTGACCGGATTTGGGTACTTGCTACCCCTATTAAATCAGGGAAAAAGGTCATCGGGGCCATCTATCTAGTCGCAAAAATTGAAAATGTATTTGAACAAATGAAAACTATCAATGGTATTTTTGCCACTGGAACAGCGATTGCTTTATCGATTACGGCTGTTTTAGGGATTCTATTAGCCCAGACCATCACCCGACCGATTGCCGATATGAAGAAGCAGGCATTAGCCATGGCGAAAGGAAACTTTTCACGGAAAGTAAAGGTGTATGGTTATGATGAGATTGGGACACTCGCAATTACTTTTAACAACCTGACGAAAAAGTTGCAAGAAGCACAGGCAATGACCGAAGGAGAACGGAGAAAGCTTTCCTCTGTTCTTTCTTATATGACAGATGGGGTTATTGCGACAGATCGGAAAGGGCGAGTTATTTTGATTAATGAACCGGCAGCCAAACTGCTGAATGTTTCACGTGAAACAGTTCTATCACAACCGATCGTCTCCCTTCTGAAATTAGATGATACCAATACATTTGAAGATTTACTCGAAGAAAAGGAATCGCTAATTCTAGATTATAGCACCAAAAAGGAGCGCTACTTCCTTCGTGCTAATTTCTCCGTTATTCAAAAGGAAACCGGCTTTGTAAACGGACTGATTGCGGTTTTGCATGATATTACCGATCAGGAGAAAATAGATGCGGAAAGACGCGAATTTGTCGCCAATGTATCCCATGAGCTTAGGACCCCTCTAACAACGATGAGAAGTTATTTAGAGGCCTTGGCCGATGGTGCATGGCAGGATGAAGAAATTGCTCCGAACTTTCTAGAAGTAACCCGAACAGAGACGGAGCGAATGATCCGATTGGTCAATGATCTGTTACAGCTTTCCAAAATGGATAGTACAGATTATCGACTGACGATTGAATGGGTGAATTTTGTGGATTTCTACCACCGAATCATTGATCGGTTCGAGATGTCCAAGGAGCAAAAGATTACCTTTAAACGAAAGCTACCTAACCATGCCATTTTTATAGAAGTGGATGAAGATAAGATGACACAGGTCTTATATAATATCATTTCTAATGCCTTAAAGTACTCTCCTGAAGGCGGACAAGTAACCTTCTCCATTAAAGAAGAAGAAAGTAGAATTATTGTGAGTGTCAAGGACCAGGGCGTTGGAATTCCTAAGGAGAATATCGAAAAAATCTTCGACCGTTTTTATCGTGTTGATAAAGCAAGAACCCGTAAACTGGGCGGCACTGGTTTAGGATTAGCGATTGCGAAGGAAATGGTCAATGCACACGGGGGATCGATTTGGGCAACAAGTGAGGAAGGCAAAGGAACAACCATTTCGTTTTCACTTCCATACGAGCGTTCAGAAGAGGATGAATGGTCATGA
- a CDS encoding YycH family regulatory protein, whose product MRYENIKSGILIILVLVSILLTWNLWTYQPNYDTMENSNTVKEVTVSEKQEVQSLVSPDQVLFHLKGKHYGTNNPAELDKMVKELRKWTFFDVKNVTDKVGNMNDLARKDGNAEIIFSGEIPIELYRSVLNIEGKKLPSFNFNRIIIDVDNSEKDTGSVYFVSSENQQVYLSRISSVNLSEFNHDFYKNAARYPEFFAFEASERRTIYLPEGKTEMTSYKYLWDAVNSEEFKDALFNDPSYVQKSFISHGEEYANDSSKMTINYDTNMLQYVNPIPEDNYLDSSYDLVKRSIDFVNEHGGWTGPYRYVSKREYNRSVTFRLYSEDGFPVFNDRGLSEIYEEWGRDEIKKYVRSYIALNLPLTTEMQKVIQPSGHEVLEFIKRKPNFKPELLEDLMLGYRMERDAEENKLILLEPTWFYRYDKTWGQITTDDLGGSKHGLE is encoded by the coding sequence ATGAGATATGAAAATATTAAATCAGGGATTTTAATAATATTAGTATTAGTAAGTATTCTTTTAACCTGGAATCTTTGGACCTATCAACCCAATTATGACACCATGGAAAACAGTAATACTGTAAAAGAGGTTACGGTTAGCGAAAAGCAAGAGGTGCAAAGTCTTGTGAGTCCAGACCAGGTTTTATTCCATTTGAAGGGCAAGCATTATGGCACCAACAATCCAGCAGAATTAGATAAGATGGTAAAGGAACTTAGAAAGTGGACCTTTTTTGATGTCAAAAATGTGACTGATAAAGTAGGGAATATGAATGATTTAGCCCGTAAGGATGGAAATGCAGAAATTATTTTTTCTGGAGAAATTCCTATAGAGCTTTATCGCAGCGTCTTAAATATTGAAGGAAAAAAGCTACCCTCCTTTAATTTCAATCGTATTATTATAGATGTCGATAATTCAGAGAAGGACACGGGCAGTGTTTATTTTGTTTCCTCTGAAAATCAACAGGTTTATTTAAGTCGGATTTCTTCTGTCAACCTAAGTGAGTTTAATCATGATTTTTATAAAAATGCAGCTCGTTATCCTGAGTTTTTTGCTTTTGAAGCTTCTGAGAGAAGAACGATTTATTTACCAGAAGGAAAAACCGAGATGACCTCCTATAAATATTTGTGGGATGCAGTCAATTCAGAGGAATTCAAGGATGCGCTGTTTAATGATCCAAGTTATGTGCAAAAAAGCTTTATCTCCCATGGGGAAGAATATGCAAACGATTCTAGTAAGATGACGATTAATTATGATACAAATATGCTTCAATACGTAAACCCTATTCCAGAAGATAATTATCTTGATAGCTCATATGATCTAGTTAAGCGAAGCATTGATTTCGTGAATGAGCATGGCGGGTGGACAGGCCCTTATCGGTATGTTTCGAAAAGAGAATATAATCGTTCTGTAACTTTCCGTTTGTACAGTGAGGATGGTTTTCCTGTTTTTAACGATAGAGGACTGTCAGAGATCTATGAAGAATGGGGAAGAGATGAAATTAAGAAATATGTGCGTTCCTACATTGCCCTTAACCTGCCTTTAACAACTGAAATGCAAAAGGTGATACAGCCTTCAGGTCATGAAGTATTGGAGTTCATAAAAAGGAAGCCAAACTTTAAACCAGAGCTGCTAGAGGACCTGATGTTAGGCTATCGAATGGAAAGGGATGCGGAGGAGAATAAATTGATCCTTCTAGAACCGACCTGGTTTTATCGATACGATAAAACATGGGGGCAGATTACGACGGACGATCTAGGAGGCTCGAAGCATGGATTGGAGTAA
- a CDS encoding two-component system regulatory protein YycI encodes MDWSKIKTIFILTFLILDVYLLFQFMKIRDANKYEIKTEASFEERLKTDEIKYVELPKEPIKGQYLSAKPKTFTKGDIAKLKGQTVSLKEPGATLQATLEKPVQLNSKFEPAELATFLKENILFGEHYQFWEKNDKKNTITYFQQYDNFPLFKNRNGMITFTINTDNQIVSYQQTYLEGIEKLMGKEEILPPLKALETLHSKGNLKPKSKITKVELGYSTLVQLAASQVLAPTWRFVVDDKESLFVNAFEGQIIEFNNDENSKVE; translated from the coding sequence ATGGATTGGAGTAAAATTAAGACCATTTTTATCTTGACCTTCTTGATTTTAGATGTGTATCTGTTATTTCAATTCATGAAGATACGGGATGCCAATAAGTATGAAATCAAAACAGAGGCTTCCTTCGAAGAGCGATTAAAGACTGACGAGATAAAATATGTGGAACTTCCAAAGGAGCCGATTAAAGGTCAGTATTTGAGTGCAAAGCCGAAGACTTTTACTAAAGGGGATATCGCCAAGTTGAAAGGACAGACGGTGTCTTTAAAGGAGCCTGGGGCAACTCTTCAGGCTACACTTGAAAAGCCCGTGCAGCTCAATTCTAAGTTTGAACCTGCAGAATTGGCCACTTTTTTAAAGGAAAATATCCTGTTTGGTGAGCATTATCAATTTTGGGAGAAGAATGACAAGAAAAATACGATTACCTATTTTCAACAATATGATAACTTCCCATTATTTAAAAATAGGAATGGGATGATTACATTCACGATTAATACGGATAATCAAATTGTCTCCTATCAACAAACCTACCTCGAAGGAATTGAAAAGCTAATGGGAAAGGAAGAAATTCTTCCTCCATTAAAAGCACTTGAAACCCTTCACTCTAAAGGGAATCTAAAACCAAAGAGTAAAATTACTAAGGTTGAGCTTGGGTATTCGACGCTCGTTCAGTTGGCTGCTTCTCAAGTATTAGCTCCAACTTGGCGATTTGTTGTCGATGATAAAGAAAGCCTATTTGTTAACGCATTTGAAGGCCAGATTATTGAATTTAACAACGATGAAAATAGTAAAGTGGAGTGA
- a CDS encoding MBL fold metallo-hydrolase has product MSLRYSILASGSTGNALYVESDEHSFLVDAGFSGKQMESLFANIDRDISKLSGIFVTHEHSDHIKGIGILARKYHLPVFANEKTWRAMESSVGAIPTEQKFTFDMETVKSFGGTDIESFGVSHDAAEPMFYVFHHGGKKLVLITDTGYVSDRMKGIISNADVYIFESNHDVQMLRMGRYPWNIKRRILSDVGHVSNEDAALAMSDVVGDNTKRVYLAHLSLDNNMKDLAKMSVAQTLQSRGLIVGEQFDLYDTDPKTPTILTAV; this is encoded by the coding sequence ATGTCTTTACGATATAGCATTCTGGCTAGCGGGAGTACGGGAAATGCTCTCTATGTGGAGTCGGATGAGCATTCCTTTCTTGTCGATGCTGGATTCAGCGGGAAACAAATGGAATCGCTGTTTGCTAATATTGACCGTGATATTAGTAAGCTCTCCGGTATCTTTGTTACTCATGAGCACAGTGATCATATTAAAGGAATAGGCATTCTTGCTCGTAAGTATCATTTACCTGTTTTCGCCAATGAAAAAACCTGGCGGGCCATGGAGAGTTCAGTTGGGGCTATTCCAACGGAACAAAAGTTCACTTTTGATATGGAAACAGTGAAGAGCTTTGGGGGAACTGATATTGAATCATTTGGCGTTTCACATGACGCGGCTGAACCAATGTTTTATGTATTCCATCATGGAGGCAAAAAACTGGTGTTGATTACGGATACAGGCTATGTAAGTGACCGAATGAAGGGGATTATCTCCAATGCCGATGTGTATATTTTTGAATCTAACCATGACGTGCAGATGCTTAGAATGGGAAGATATCCGTGGAATATTAAGCGCAGAATTCTAAGCGATGTCGGTCATGTATCTAATGAAGATGCTGCTCTTGCCATGAGTGATGTGGTGGGTGACAATACCAAACGTGTGTATCTTGCCCACTTAAGTCTTGATAACAACATGAAAGACTTAGCAAAGATGTCAGTAGCCCAAACACTCCAAAGCCGCGGTCTCATTGTAGGAGAACAATTTGACCTCTACGACACAGACCCAAAAACACCAACCATCTTAACAGCAGTTTAA
- a CDS encoding S1C family serine protease — protein sequence MGYYDDHSQGRYREQKGKKSGIFLASLVGAILGAILVIIAIPALSNQGILPYEINPAQDAGTDNTTTNNNQQKVVQRQVSYDVNTNTTKAVDKAADAVVGINNIQSSSFWSDNGDSSEEAAGTGSGVIYKKAGNKAYVVTNHHVVEGATKLEVSMQDGTKIPAKLLGSDIWTDLAVLEIDASKIKKVAEFGDSDSLKMGEPVIAIGNPLGATFSGSVTQGIISGIKRTIPVDINQDGIIDWQSEVLQTDAAINPGNSGGALINIAGQVIGINSMKISQEAVEGIGLSIPINSAKPIISDLEQFGSVKRPYMGVDLKSVSEIPAYYQQEALKLPRDVNYGVALRQVVPNSPASLAGLKELDVIVEMDGQKINDVIDLRKHLYQKKKIGDKMKIKYYREGQLKETTLTLSGEKLQ from the coding sequence GTGGGTTATTATGATGATCATTCACAAGGGCGCTATCGGGAACAAAAGGGTAAAAAGAGTGGAATCTTTCTCGCTAGTTTAGTTGGAGCCATACTCGGAGCAATTTTAGTTATCATTGCCATTCCAGCCTTGTCTAACCAAGGTATTCTGCCTTATGAGATAAATCCAGCTCAGGATGCAGGAACAGACAATACCACCACGAATAATAACCAGCAAAAGGTCGTTCAAAGGCAAGTTTCTTACGACGTAAATACAAATACCACAAAAGCAGTAGATAAAGCGGCAGATGCGGTTGTGGGTATCAACAACATCCAGTCATCAAGCTTTTGGTCAGATAATGGTGACAGCTCAGAGGAAGCTGCAGGAACTGGTTCAGGCGTCATTTATAAAAAGGCAGGTAATAAAGCTTACGTCGTAACCAATCACCATGTAGTGGAAGGTGCGACTAAGTTAGAAGTTAGTATGCAAGACGGAACAAAAATTCCGGCTAAGTTGCTGGGAAGTGATATTTGGACCGATTTAGCCGTACTTGAAATTGATGCGAGTAAAATAAAGAAAGTGGCAGAGTTTGGTGATTCTGATAGCTTAAAAATGGGTGAACCAGTTATTGCGATTGGAAATCCACTAGGAGCAACCTTCTCTGGTTCAGTTACACAAGGGATTATTTCAGGAATTAAACGGACGATTCCAGTAGATATCAATCAAGATGGTATTATTGACTGGCAGTCAGAGGTTCTGCAAACAGATGCCGCAATTAATCCAGGAAACAGCGGTGGTGCGTTAATCAATATCGCTGGTCAAGTGATTGGGATTAATTCAATGAAAATATCTCAAGAAGCGGTTGAAGGAATTGGGTTATCGATTCCTATTAACTCAGCAAAGCCAATTATCAGTGATCTTGAACAGTTTGGGTCAGTCAAACGTCCATACATGGGAGTGGACTTAAAATCAGTTTCAGAAATTCCCGCATATTATCAGCAGGAGGCATTGAAACTTCCACGTGATGTGAATTACGGTGTAGCCTTACGTCAAGTAGTTCCAAATTCACCTGCTTCTCTTGCTGGACTAAAAGAGCTGGATGTCATCGTTGAAATGGACGGACAGAAGATAAATGATGTCATCGATTTACGTAAACATCTGTATCAGAAAAAGAAAATTGGCGACAAAATGAAGATTAAATACTATCGAGAGGGCCAGTTAAAAGAGACAACCTTAACGCTATCTGGAGAGAAACTTCAATAA
- a CDS encoding CxxH/CxxC protein → MIYCCEEHVEVALDTVVDEYETFPVLSKIDVDNLSTSCEYCQNTAVYMVANK, encoded by the coding sequence ATGATTTATTGCTGTGAGGAACACGTGGAAGTAGCATTGGATACCGTTGTGGATGAGTATGAAACATTCCCTGTTTTATCAAAAATTGATGTGGATAACTTATCAACAAGTTGTGAATACTGCCAAAATACAGCTGTATATATGGTGGCGAACAAGTGA
- the rlmH gene encoding 23S rRNA (pseudouridine(1915)-N(3))-methyltransferase RlmH, with protein MNISIITVGKLKEKYLKLGIEEYVKRLSAYAKMDIVEVADEKAPEELSELEMIQVKQKEGERILAKISADTYVIALAIQGKLQSSEELANTLDKLATYGKSKIAFVIGGSLGLSEEVLKRSNEQLSFSRMTFPHQLMRLILVEQIYRAFRINRNEPYHK; from the coding sequence GTGAATATCTCTATCATTACGGTTGGTAAATTAAAAGAAAAATATTTAAAACTTGGGATTGAGGAATACGTTAAGCGACTGTCTGCGTATGCAAAAATGGATATCGTAGAAGTCGCAGATGAAAAAGCTCCGGAAGAATTAAGTGAGTTGGAAATGATTCAGGTGAAGCAAAAAGAAGGAGAAAGAATTCTTGCTAAAATCAGTGCAGATACATATGTAATTGCTTTAGCTATTCAAGGAAAATTGCAATCCTCGGAAGAACTTGCAAATACGTTAGATAAATTAGCTACGTACGGAAAAAGCAAGATTGCCTTTGTAATTGGCGGTTCGTTAGGTCTAAGTGAGGAAGTGTTGAAAAGGTCGAACGAGCAGCTCTCCTTTTCCCGGATGACCTTCCCTCATCAGCTGATGCGATTGATTTTAGTTGAACAGATCTATCGAGCCTTCCGAATTAATCGGAATGAACCGTACCACAAGTAA
- a CDS encoding recombinase family protein, translating into MGMTQRAKEGKWNGGSVLGYSSKDKKLVIKEIEANLIKYIFNLYIRGKGFKTIANQLNHEGYKTKRNTNFSTNSIRTIITNPLYAGFIRFNQVENWNDKRRQGKSNNTIIVKGEHEPIISMEVWEKARKIFEQKSHKPAKTFTGHFPLTTLLRCPKCGQGMIGHKIKKAKNSTEYIRYYQCGNFHYKGSAVCNSNLIRAEVVEQFVFNRIEEITTKPTVLKSIVERVNGKIRDLKEPIKDRLNFITKQIKQAEKNINKYLIIIEKSSNPPESILDRLTDLDNEKKALLKQKDELEYELNKPTIKEISLEQLQYVLSTFSKVLPHVTPEKQKDLLHTIINKINVNEGNSPTERSVKDIELYFDASKNNNYVLTCGTVHSD; encoded by the coding sequence ATGGGAATGACCCAAAGAGCAAAAGAGGGAAAATGGAATGGTGGAAGTGTATTAGGCTATTCTTCAAAGGATAAAAAATTAGTTATAAAGGAAATCGAAGCTAATCTTATTAAGTATATTTTCAATTTGTATATTAGAGGTAAAGGCTTCAAAACAATAGCGAACCAATTAAATCACGAAGGATACAAAACTAAACGAAACACAAATTTTTCTACTAATTCTATAAGAACTATCATCACTAATCCTTTGTACGCTGGATTCATTCGTTTTAATCAAGTTGAGAATTGGAACGACAAGAGAAGGCAAGGCAAAAGTAATAATACCATTATTGTAAAAGGCGAACATGAACCAATTATTAGTATGGAAGTATGGGAAAAAGCCCGAAAAATATTTGAACAGAAGTCACATAAACCAGCTAAAACATTTACAGGACATTTCCCCCTCACAACTCTACTACGCTGTCCAAAATGTGGTCAAGGAATGATTGGACATAAAATAAAGAAAGCTAAAAACAGCACAGAATACATACGTTATTATCAATGTGGAAATTTCCATTATAAAGGTAGTGCAGTTTGTAACTCTAATTTAATAAGGGCAGAAGTAGTAGAACAGTTTGTTTTCAATAGAATAGAGGAAATTACAACTAAGCCAACTGTACTTAAATCCATTGTTGAAAGAGTAAATGGGAAGATTAGAGATTTAAAAGAACCCATTAAAGATAGACTTAATTTTATAACCAAACAAATTAAACAAGCAGAGAAAAATATAAACAAATACCTTATTATTATTGAAAAATCATCAAACCCTCCTGAATCAATTTTGGATAGACTTACAGACCTTGATAACGAAAAGAAAGCATTATTAAAGCAAAAAGACGAATTGGAGTATGAGTTAAATAAACCTACCATTAAAGAAATTTCATTAGAGCAATTACAATATGTATTAAGCACTTTTTCAAAAGTCCTTCCTCACGTTACCCCCGAAAAACAAAAGGATTTACTTCATACAATTATTAATAAAATAAATGTTAATGAAGGAAATTCACCTACAGAAAGAAGCGTCAAAGACATTGAGTTGTACTTTGACGCTTCAAAAAATAATAACTATGTGCTTACTTGTGGTACGGTTCATTCCGATTAA
- a CDS encoding recombinase family protein yields the protein MKVALYVRVSTEEQAEEGYSINGQIKVLEDYCNKNNFQVVEIYKDEGISGKSTDRPALKELLRDSEHNKFDMVMVWKISRLSRKQLDFLNIIEHLKKHNVSFFSYSDNVDASTPMGIAMLQMMGTFAELERNTILKM from the coding sequence ATGAAAGTAGCATTATATGTACGAGTTTCAACAGAAGAACAAGCAGAAGAAGGCTATTCTATTAATGGGCAAATCAAGGTATTAGAGGATTACTGCAACAAGAACAACTTTCAAGTAGTAGAAATATACAAGGATGAAGGTATTAGTGGCAAATCAACCGATAGACCTGCACTTAAAGAACTGCTAAGGGATTCTGAGCATAACAAATTTGATATGGTTATGGTATGGAAAATTTCTAGATTATCTCGTAAACAACTTGACTTTCTTAATATTATTGAACATTTAAAGAAACATAATGTTAGTTTTTTTAGTTACAGTGACAACGTTGACGCTTCAACCCCTATGGGTATTGCTATGCTTCAAATGATGGGGACTTTTGCCGAGCTAGAAAGAAATACAATTTTGAAAATGTAA